Genomic window (Bradyrhizobium sp. 186):
CCATCCGCCCCTCGCCCACATAGCTCGGCGCGCGACCGATGAGCTGCTCCTGCTCGCGCCGGCCCGCCTCGACGATGCGGCCGGTTGCATCCTCGATGGCGCCTTTGACGCGGGCGATGAATTCGTCCTTCGGCAGGCCGGGCGGCAGCGGATCAAGGAATTCCACCACCAGCGTCCCCGGATAACGCATGAAGGTGCGTCGCGGCCAGAACAGGCCGGAGTTGAGCGCGATCGGCAGGCATTGCACGCCGCAAGTGGAATAGATCTGGGCAAAGCCGGTCTTGTAGTCCGGCGGTGCGCCCGGCGCGCGGCGCGTGCCTTCGGGAAAGATCACGAGCTGACAGCCGCCGCGCACGGCCTTGCGGGCCCGGCGCGTCATGTCCAGCAGCGCCTTGACGCCGGCGCCGCGATCGATCGAGATCATGCCGGTCTTGATCAGGAATTGGCCGAACACCGGAATGTGCATGAGCTGGCGCTTGAGGATGAAGATCGGACGATCGAAGAAGGACATCAGCACGAACGTCTCCCAGAACGACTGGTGCTTGGATACAACAACCAACGGCCCGGTCGGGATCGTCTCGGCGCCCCGGAATTCGACCTTGATGTTGCAGACCACTCGCATCAAGAACAGCGTCGCGCTGGCCCACCATCCGGCGATCGTCAGCAGCGCTCGCGGCGGCATCAGGAAGGTCGGGAGTGCAATGATCGCGCAGAACGTCAGCACGGCATAGAACAGCACGTTGAAGACCAGCGAACGCAGGAAAATCGAAAACATCCGTACAATCCGATCAAGGGGCTCTGTCAGTTGGCCTGGGCTGTGGCGGGCCTTTTCGGCTGCAGACCCGCAGGCTGCTCCGACACTTCGGGCGAAAGGTCAATCCCGAAATCCTCCAGCCGCACCCTGAGCTCCGCGGCGAGGTACTTGATATATTCCGACAGCAGCAGCCGCAGCGTCGAAGCCGAGGTCCACCACGGCTCCTCGCGCCATTTGTCGCCGACCACCGCGAACGGGATCAGCGTCGCCTCCGGCATGGCATGCGAGAACTCCACGAGCGCGCGCGGCATGTGATAGTTCGAGGTGACCACGATCAGCGACTTGAAGCCGCGCTCCTGCGCCCAGCGCCGCGCCTCCGCCGCATTGCCGCGGGTTGAGACCGCGGTGCGATCGAGATCCACGCAGCAATGCATGAAGGACTGGTTCTCCGGCAGCGTCCGGGAGATGTCGCTTGCGGTGCTGGTCGGGTGCACGCCCGAGATCAGGAGCCGCCTGCCGTAGCCGGCGGCCAACAGCTCCATCGCGTCCGGGACCCGCGAGGAGCCGCCGGTCAGGACCACGATGCCGTCCGCCTTGCGGTCCGGCGCGATCTCGGCACCGCGCAATTGCGCCAGGAACGCGATGAAGCCTGCCGCCGCGCCGACAAAGGCGAACGCGATCGTCGACACCACGGCCGCGCGCAGCCAGCCGCGCGGCAAATTCGGCGATCGATCGTCGGTCGGCGAGGTCATGCGATGTCGGTGATCCCTTCCCTGGATGATTTTAGGAGGTTTTGAGGCGAAGTGGAGTCCGGTTTTGCCGGACTAATCGACCTCATTCAACGTCGCGAACAGCGTCTGGCGCGAGGCGACTGCGGTGATGGCGCCGATCAGCACCGCCTGTACCGCAAGCACGGCATAGCCGGACGGCCGCAGCGAGAAAGTGCCTAGTAAAGCTGCAAACTGGTCGCCGACCGGGGTGCCGGAGAACCAGCCGGCAATCGACTCGGAGAAGCCGAACACCAGCATGGCGACACCGCCGCCGATCACGCCGCCTTCCAGGCCCAGCCTGAGGAAATGCCGCAGGAAGCGGTTGGCGATGTAACGGTCGCCGGCGCCGACGAAATGCAGGACTTCGACGATCGGGCGGTTCGCCGCCATGGCGCCGCGGGTCGCGAACGACACCGAGATGATGGTCGCGACGATGACGAGCGCGAGGATGCCCAGACCCGCGAGCACGGTGGCATTGGTCATCGAGCGCATGCGCTCGATCCAGGCGCGATGATCGTCGACGCTCGCGCTCGGGGCAACCTGGGTCACGCGGTTGCGCAGGGCGCCGAGATCGAGCGGCGTGCCGGGCTGGACCCGCGCGATGATCATGCGCGGCACCGGGAGGTCGTCCATGGACAGGCCGGTGCCGAGCCAGGGCTCGAGCAGCTTGCCGCTCTCATCCTTGGTAAAGGGCTTGACCTCGACGATGCCCGCTTGCGCACGCATCGCCTCGGTCACCGCGGCGGTGTCGCGCTCGAGGTCGCGCCCGACCTGCGGGCGGACCTGGATGGTGATCTCGCTTGCGACATCGGACTGCCATTCCGCGGCCGAGGCGCTGACCAGCAGCACCGTGCCCGTGGTCATCGAGGCGAGGAAGGTCATGATCGCGACGACGGCGACCAGCGCGCGGCCGTGGATCGAGGCGCGCGGCACGATCGGCGACATGTTGCGCGCCTTGGCCGGAAGCTGCGGACGCTCCTGTCCGAGATCAACCAGCACGCCGCGTTCGTCGGTCCTATTCATAGATGTGCAGCCGTCCCTGGTGCAGCACGAAGCGGCGCGCCTCGTACTGGTCCATCAGCGCGATGTCGTGGGTCGCGATGATGACGGCGGTGCCGGACTTGTTGAGCTCGATGAAGAGCCGCAGCAGCCGTCGCCCGAGCGTCGGATCGACGCTTCCGGTGGGCTCGTCCGCGAGCAGGAGCTGCGGCCGCGAGATCACCGCGCGCGCGATCGCGGCGCGCTGCTTCTCGCCGCCGGACAGGATCGGCGGCAACGCGTCCATGCGCTCGCCGAGGCCGACCCAGCGCAAGAGGTCGATGACCTCCTTGCGGTAGCTCGACTCGCTGCGTCCCATGACGCGGAACGGCAGCGCGACATTCTCATACGTCGTCATGTGGTCGAGCAGGCGGAAATCCTGGAGCACGATGCCGATGCGCTTGCGCAAATCGGCGATCTCGTCCTTGCCGAGCAGCGAGATGTCGTGGCCGAACAGGTTGACCAGACCGCGCGTCGGTCGGTGCGACAGGAACAACAGGCGCAGCAATGACGTCTTGCCGGCGCCGGACGGGCCGGTGAGAAACTGGAAGGAATGCGGCGGAATCTGGAAACTGAGGTCGCGCAGGATCTCCGGCCCCAGACCGTAACGCAATCCGACATTTTCGAACCGAACCAAGCTCAGCTCCGTTCGAGAGGGGGCGGACCGCCGGCCGCGGCGCTCCGCCATACGCGATCAACGGGTTTTGCGACCGTTATGGTTTCCGGTTCGTTAACGGTCGCCTTGTAGCATCCTTGGTAGCCTCCTAGGCGCCCGGTTTCGCACGACTGGGCCGTTGCCAAGATT
Coding sequences:
- a CDS encoding lysophospholipid acyltransferase family protein; protein product: MFSIFLRSLVFNVLFYAVLTFCAIIALPTFLMPPRALLTIAGWWASATLFLMRVVCNIKVEFRGAETIPTGPLVVVSKHQSFWETFVLMSFFDRPIFILKRQLMHIPVFGQFLIKTGMISIDRGAGVKALLDMTRRARKAVRGGCQLVIFPEGTRRAPGAPPDYKTGFAQIYSTCGVQCLPIALNSGLFWPRRTFMRYPGTLVVEFLDPLPPGLPKDEFIARVKGAIEDATGRIVEAGRREQEQLIGRAPSYVGEGRMV
- a CDS encoding YdcF family protein, producing the protein MTSPTDDRSPNLPRGWLRAAVVSTIAFAFVGAAAGFIAFLAQLRGAEIAPDRKADGIVVLTGGSSRVPDAMELLAAGYGRRLLISGVHPTSTASDISRTLPENQSFMHCCVDLDRTAVSTRGNAAEARRWAQERGFKSLIVVTSNYHMPRALVEFSHAMPEATLIPFAVVGDKWREEPWWTSASTLRLLLSEYIKYLAAELRVRLEDFGIDLSPEVSEQPAGLQPKRPATAQAN
- a CDS encoding ABC transporter permease codes for the protein MNRTDERGVLVDLGQERPQLPAKARNMSPIVPRASIHGRALVAVVAIMTFLASMTTGTVLLVSASAAEWQSDVASEITIQVRPQVGRDLERDTAAVTEAMRAQAGIVEVKPFTKDESGKLLEPWLGTGLSMDDLPVPRMIIARVQPGTPLDLGALRNRVTQVAPSASVDDHRAWIERMRSMTNATVLAGLGILALVIVATIISVSFATRGAMAANRPIVEVLHFVGAGDRYIANRFLRHFLRLGLEGGVIGGGVAMLVFGFSESIAGWFSGTPVGDQFAALLGTFSLRPSGYAVLAVQAVLIGAITAVASRQTLFATLNEVD
- the ftsE gene encoding cell division ATP-binding protein FtsE, which codes for MVRFENVGLRYGLGPEILRDLSFQIPPHSFQFLTGPSGAGKTSLLRLLFLSHRPTRGLVNLFGHDISLLGKDEIADLRKRIGIVLQDFRLLDHMTTYENVALPFRVMGRSESSYRKEVIDLLRWVGLGERMDALPPILSGGEKQRAAIARAVISRPQLLLADEPTGSVDPTLGRRLLRLFIELNKSGTAVIIATHDIALMDQYEARRFVLHQGRLHIYE